The following are encoded together in the Methylomonas methanica MC09 genome:
- a CDS encoding VPLPA-CTERM sorting domain-containing protein, giving the protein MKILAKSVAVAAIAMSVTGVAEARIQTIGDATADGSELLLNVVNYTAQNSYTLDLGVTIAQFLANPSQSLSFSLSDANFQSFTSAYTAGDNVTWGVSGGHGLLNEESDLPIYGFYTTSVDSNPLNFAQNGLQISTSMSEWNDMVGFVQTQDSNANNLSTFKTVGEQGYTAVPYGNNFNGTLQFVAQGQLGAALAFVHEKINAEDGTFDTGELEIFANVWKLDLAGGSLTYSAATSAVPLPGAVWMFGAALMGMLGVNRRKAISA; this is encoded by the coding sequence ATGAAAATTTTAGCTAAATCGGTTGCCGTTGCGGCGATCGCTATGTCGGTTACAGGCGTTGCGGAAGCGCGTATTCAAACCATTGGCGATGCGACTGCCGACGGCAGCGAGTTGTTGTTGAACGTGGTCAACTATACCGCGCAAAACAGCTATACCCTGGATTTGGGTGTGACTATTGCTCAATTTTTGGCTAACCCAAGCCAGTCTTTGTCTTTCTCGTTGAGCGATGCCAATTTCCAAAGCTTCACTTCAGCCTACACAGCCGGCGATAACGTGACTTGGGGTGTTTCAGGCGGCCATGGTTTGTTGAACGAAGAGAGCGATTTACCAATATACGGTTTTTACACTACTTCTGTGGATTCAAATCCACTTAATTTCGCTCAAAACGGCTTACAGATCTCCACGTCAATGTCTGAGTGGAATGATATGGTCGGCTTTGTTCAAACTCAAGATTCTAATGCCAACAATTTGAGTACTTTCAAAACTGTAGGTGAGCAAGGTTACACAGCTGTGCCTTACGGCAACAATTTCAATGGGACTTTGCAATTTGTTGCACAAGGTCAACTAGGCGCAGCTCTGGCGTTTGTACACGAAAAAATCAATGCTGAAGATGGTACTTTCGACACTGGCGAATTGGAAATATTTGCCAACGTTTGGAAACTGGATTTGGCAGGCGGTAGCTTGACTTATTCCGCTGCAACTTCCGCGGTTCCACTGCCTGGTGCGGTATGGATGTTCGGCGCGGCTCTGATGGGCATGCTGGGTGTCAATCGCCGTAAAGCTATCTCAGCTTAA
- the gspM gene encoding type II secretion system protein GspM, whose translation MPFNKTDLLQRWAALSARERLLLMAGVAAVSLAAVYGAVYEPMQAENRRLQQQLQAQQQIYRHLQAVAERVAQLRQSGEATPVTPMEPAAAIAGSSKQLGLESYITRQQTNAEGELELELQQMPFDKLITWLAVLQQQHGVITTTLDARRNDSATAYFNGRLSVSSAVSPAP comes from the coding sequence TTGCCATTCAACAAAACTGATCTGCTGCAGCGCTGGGCGGCGCTGTCGGCGCGGGAGCGCTTGTTGCTGATGGCCGGTGTTGCGGCCGTGTCGCTGGCGGCCGTTTACGGTGCGGTATACGAACCCATGCAGGCGGAAAACCGCCGACTGCAGCAACAACTGCAGGCACAGCAGCAAATCTACCGGCATTTGCAAGCGGTTGCAGAACGGGTCGCGCAACTGCGGCAGTCCGGCGAAGCAACGCCGGTAACGCCAATGGAACCGGCGGCGGCGATTGCCGGCAGCAGCAAACAATTAGGTTTGGAAAGCTACATAACACGCCAGCAGACTAACGCGGAAGGCGAGTTAGAACTGGAGCTGCAACAGATGCCTTTCGACAAATTGATCACTTGGTTGGCGGTTTTGCAACAGCAACACGGCGTGATAACGACCACGCTGGATGCCCGTCGCAACGACTCGGCTACCGCCTATTTTAATGGACGCCTGAGTGTGAGCAGCGCAGTCAGTCCCGCACCCTAA
- the gspK gene encoding type II secretion system minor pseudopilin GspK, which yields MRTRLNPTQHGVALITVLLVLALATVTIVSMSSERQLDIRRTENQLRGDQAWAHALSLENWAVKRLQDGDWQKPLRISEDGEVELRGKIDDLQGRLNLNNLFVDGKVSEEDRKRVQRLFDHLEIDSKLMDAILDWLDADGEIRYPSGAEDEAYSRKHPPRRAANRLFADVSELLLVQGVTPEIYDKLRPFIYVAPGYAPVNVNTAPPEVLRCLADKISADQAASMYRASGKPFSELAEFFKDEAVVGRSIGPHGLSVQSTFFLLSGSVDMGRARLRFESQLQKRAEQMATVIRRARSGWLRG from the coding sequence ATGAGAACCCGATTAAACCCAACGCAGCACGGCGTGGCCTTGATTACGGTGCTGCTGGTGCTGGCCTTGGCTACCGTGACGATAGTCTCGATGTCCAGCGAGCGGCAATTGGACATACGCCGCACGGAAAATCAGCTGCGCGGCGACCAGGCCTGGGCTCATGCGCTGAGCCTGGAAAATTGGGCCGTTAAGCGTTTGCAGGACGGCGATTGGCAAAAGCCGCTACGGATCAGTGAAGACGGCGAGGTTGAACTGCGCGGCAAAATCGACGATTTGCAGGGCAGACTCAATTTGAACAATCTGTTTGTCGACGGCAAAGTCAGCGAAGAAGACCGTAAACGCGTGCAACGCTTATTCGACCACTTGGAAATAGACAGCAAATTAATGGACGCCATCCTGGACTGGCTGGATGCCGACGGCGAAATTCGCTATCCGTCCGGCGCGGAAGACGAGGCCTATTCCCGCAAGCACCCGCCGCGCCGCGCCGCTAATCGGCTGTTTGCCGATGTCAGCGAGTTGTTGTTGGTGCAGGGCGTTACGCCTGAGATCTATGACAAGCTGCGGCCCTTTATCTACGTGGCGCCCGGCTATGCGCCCGTCAACGTCAACACGGCGCCGCCCGAGGTATTGCGCTGTCTGGCGGACAAGATCAGCGCCGATCAGGCGGCCTCCATGTATCGAGCCAGCGGCAAACCGTTTAGCGAGCTGGCCGAATTTTTTAAGGACGAAGCCGTGGTCGGACGCAGCATTGGTCCGCACGGCTTAAGTGTGCAGAGTACGTTTTTTTTGTTGTCGGGATCGGTGGATATGGGCAGGGCGCGCTTGCGGTTCGAATCGCAGTTGCAAAAAAGGGCGGAGCAAATGGCGACAGTGATACGCCGGGCACGTAGCGGGTGGCTGCGTGGCTGA
- the gspJ gene encoding type II secretion system minor pseudopilin GspJ yields the protein MNARPGLVKGFTLLELLIAMGIFAIMATMAYGGLKSVIDTRQATQIRATRVRQLQQTLYLLNEDLLQALPRSIRDELGDDEPAFRGGNGQELLSLTRAAPELLTESGRSRLLRVSYRFESGKLYRLVWNTLDRTQQSTPLRKHILDADDVQIQFFGSEWTGSWPLSGGSIPKAVEVIFSLSGLGDVRRGFWLR from the coding sequence ATGAACGCTCGGCCGGGCCTGGTCAAAGGCTTTACCTTGCTGGAATTGCTGATTGCAATGGGGATCTTCGCCATCATGGCCACCATGGCCTACGGCGGCTTGAAGTCCGTTATCGATACCCGTCAGGCGACTCAGATCAGAGCCACGCGCGTGCGCCAGTTGCAACAGACTTTGTATCTGCTGAATGAAGATTTGCTGCAGGCGCTGCCGCGATCGATTCGGGACGAGTTGGGCGACGACGAGCCGGCATTTCGCGGCGGAAACGGTCAGGAACTGCTCAGTTTGACGCGCGCGGCACCGGAATTGTTGACCGAAAGCGGGCGCAGCCGTTTGCTGCGCGTCAGCTACCGCTTCGAGTCCGGAAAATTATACCGGCTGGTTTGGAATACCCTGGATAGAACCCAGCAAAGCACGCCGTTGCGTAAACATATTCTGGATGCCGACGATGTACAAATACAGTTTTTCGGTAGCGAATGGACCGGCAGTTGGCCGTTGTCCGGGGGCTCCATTCCCAAAGCGGTGGAAGTGATTTTCAGTTTAAGCGGCTTGGGCGATGTCCGGCGCGGATTTTGGTTGCGATGA
- a CDS encoding ShlB/FhaC/HecB family hemolysin secretion/activation protein: MQLNELPLPRMLLVYACCALCPAKTAFSQDAAEPVQEQEAVSVTPAAKFDLLELRVKGNTVIDKKQIERSVYRFLGPGKTIDVVEQARAALEKLYQSQGYQTVAVDIPEQDVKNGVVYLQVVEGTIGKLRVKDSRYFDQGAIKARVPELAEGNVPNLPKMQKQLAQLAAESQDRSVAPILRAGETPGTLEVDLKVKDELPLHGKVEVNARNTNNTSRLRTIISMHYDNLWQKFHSASFMYQTSPENNEEVEVLVGSYVLPVIDDSKRLALYAVSSSSSSQIASAGALSVIGTGNIYGARLVMPMSGTKAYTHTATLGVDYKDFKEDLALLGADSLKTPISYLPFMAQYSGNLRDNESLLSFDVGVNFGIRGLGNDEQQFADKRFLARPNYIYLNGGLNYRHDLPWGMELAGRAAGQVSDSPLISNEQFSIGGMKSVRGYLETQVLADDGVSASLELYSPKLSPADWESVDNLKALVFADGGMGWITDALPGSAQQFALASVGAGLRVGFIKHLLGEFDFALPLLDQGTVRVGENRVDFRLITQF, from the coding sequence ATGCAGTTAAACGAATTACCCTTGCCAAGGATGCTGCTGGTTTATGCCTGTTGCGCATTATGTCCAGCCAAGACAGCATTCAGCCAGGACGCGGCCGAACCGGTCCAAGAACAGGAAGCCGTATCGGTAACGCCGGCAGCCAAGTTCGACTTGCTGGAATTGCGCGTAAAAGGCAATACCGTCATCGACAAAAAACAAATAGAACGCAGTGTTTACCGTTTCCTCGGGCCAGGCAAAACCATAGACGTAGTGGAACAAGCCCGCGCTGCGCTGGAGAAACTTTATCAAAGCCAGGGTTACCAGACTGTGGCGGTGGACATTCCGGAGCAGGATGTCAAAAACGGCGTGGTGTATCTGCAAGTGGTGGAGGGCACCATCGGCAAATTGCGGGTTAAAGATTCGCGGTATTTCGATCAAGGCGCCATCAAGGCGCGGGTGCCGGAATTGGCGGAAGGCAACGTACCGAATCTGCCGAAAATGCAGAAGCAGCTGGCGCAACTGGCTGCGGAGAGCCAGGATCGCAGTGTGGCGCCCATATTACGGGCCGGCGAAACGCCCGGTACGCTGGAAGTGGACTTAAAGGTCAAGGACGAATTGCCGTTACACGGCAAGGTGGAAGTGAATGCGCGCAACACCAACAATACCAGCCGCTTGCGCACCATCATTTCCATGCATTACGACAATTTGTGGCAAAAGTTCCACAGTGCTTCGTTTATGTACCAAACCTCGCCGGAAAACAATGAAGAAGTGGAAGTGCTGGTGGGCAGCTATGTGTTGCCGGTAATCGATGACAGCAAGCGCTTGGCACTATACGCCGTCAGTTCCTCGTCGTCTTCGCAAATCGCCAGTGCCGGCGCGCTGTCGGTGATTGGTACCGGTAATATCTACGGTGCGCGCTTGGTGATGCCAATGTCCGGCACTAAGGCCTATACCCATACAGCCACACTGGGCGTGGACTACAAGGATTTCAAGGAGGATTTGGCCTTGTTGGGCGCGGACTCATTGAAAACCCCGATCAGTTATTTACCGTTTATGGCGCAATATAGCGGCAATCTGCGCGATAACGAGTCGTTACTATCGTTCGACGTGGGTGTCAATTTCGGTATTCGCGGGCTGGGCAACGATGAGCAACAGTTTGCCGACAAGCGTTTTTTGGCCCGGCCTAACTACATTTATTTGAACGGTGGTTTGAACTACCGGCACGACCTACCCTGGGGTATGGAATTGGCGGGCCGGGCAGCGGGTCAAGTCAGCGATTCGCCGCTCATCAGTAACGAACAGTTTTCCATCGGCGGCATGAAGAGTGTGCGCGGGTATTTGGAAACACAGGTGTTGGCGGACGACGGCGTCAGCGCTTCGCTGGAACTATATAGCCCGAAACTGTCACCGGCCGACTGGGAGAGCGTAGATAACTTAAAAGCTCTAGTATTTGCCGATGGCGGTATGGGTTGGATTACGGACGCTCTGCCTGGCAGTGCGCAACAATTTGCGTTGGCCAGCGTGGGCGCCGGCTTACGGGTCGGCTTTATCAAGCATTTGTTGGGTGAGTTTGATTTTGCATTGCCTTTGCTGGATCAAGGTACCGTTAGAGTCGGCGAAAATCGCGTCGATTTCCGCTTGATCACGCAATTCTAA
- the gspL gene encoding type II secretion system protein GspL — MAEAILVREGPVSGQFQWLDTEVPTDGGQAGSLPELAAWAQGRPLMLVWPAATVLLLEIELPLRSAAQIAKALPFALEDRLAEDVDRYHFSWSRPARGGPIAVAAVSRELVEACVRRFADAGLALRWAVPEPLLLPWRDGQCALLLEGDKGIFRYGEWLGGGGERDLCALMLEKLYAAEEARGSLQLWSLGDDSPELPPAIQTERRDWTDSLLVYVGQWQAASALNLLVGAYAPQIRRQSDFKPWLPAAALLLIALSVQLGGQWQLLVKQRRQLQAVEADTQALFKQTFPDIKRLVNVKVQADQQLAALQAQSLQQTAGFLPLLYRVGKRLKDLPQFKPQRLQFADGSLQLKLLAPDAAGVEQLKRQLLEQDGLQADIQGVVGATDGVEADIAIQQN, encoded by the coding sequence GTGGCTGAGGCAATCTTGGTACGGGAAGGGCCGGTAAGCGGTCAATTCCAGTGGCTGGATACGGAAGTGCCGACGGATGGCGGGCAGGCCGGCAGCTTGCCTGAATTGGCCGCGTGGGCGCAAGGCCGGCCGCTGATGTTGGTTTGGCCGGCTGCCACGGTATTGTTATTGGAAATCGAGTTACCGCTGCGCAGTGCGGCGCAAATCGCCAAGGCCTTGCCCTTCGCGTTGGAGGATAGGCTGGCCGAGGATGTGGACCGGTATCATTTCAGCTGGAGCCGGCCGGCGCGAGGCGGGCCTATTGCGGTGGCGGCCGTCAGCCGTGAGCTTGTCGAGGCCTGCGTTCGCCGCTTTGCCGATGCCGGGCTGGCGTTGCGGTGGGCCGTGCCGGAGCCCTTGCTATTGCCCTGGCGGGACGGGCAGTGCGCTTTACTGCTGGAGGGCGATAAAGGCATATTCCGGTATGGCGAATGGCTGGGCGGCGGCGGCGAGCGCGACTTGTGCGCGCTGATGCTGGAAAAATTGTACGCGGCCGAGGAGGCCAGGGGCAGTTTACAGCTATGGTCGCTGGGCGATGATAGTCCGGAGCTGCCGCCGGCGATTCAAACAGAGCGGCGCGATTGGACTGATAGTTTGCTGGTTTATGTAGGGCAGTGGCAGGCGGCGAGTGCATTGAACCTGCTGGTCGGTGCTTATGCGCCGCAAATTCGCCGGCAAAGCGATTTTAAGCCCTGGTTGCCGGCCGCCGCGCTGTTGCTGATCGCCTTGTCGGTACAGCTGGGCGGGCAATGGCAATTGCTGGTCAAACAACGCCGGCAACTGCAAGCCGTGGAAGCCGACACGCAGGCCTTGTTTAAACAAACCTTCCCGGACATCAAGCGGCTGGTGAATGTCAAAGTGCAGGCGGACCAACAGTTGGCGGCGCTACAAGCGCAATCTCTGCAGCAGACGGCTGGCTTTTTGCCGTTGCTGTACCGCGTCGGCAAACGCTTAAAAGATCTGCCGCAATTCAAGCCGCAGAGGCTGCAATTTGCCGACGGCAGTCTGCAATTAAAACTGCTGGCCCCGGATGCGGCCGGTGTCGAACAACTTAAACGCCAGCTGCTCGAACAGGACGGCTTGCAAGCCGATATTCAGGGCGTGGTTGGCGCTACCGACGGTGTGGAGGCGGACATTGCCATTCAACAAAACTGA
- the gspH gene encoding type II secretion system minor pseudopilin GspH, protein MRAGGFTLIELLIVLVLIGVMTGMAMLSIGNDGKDRRPRLEAERLETLLELAEQESLLRGEAMGLELFAHGYRFLILSETGWQEETGDAVFRARQLDGDMRIKLRVDGENRTLAPRAGIASQTYPQILLTPDGNSESIQLDISDSQGLMQISNGGETGWRILDAGVES, encoded by the coding sequence ATGCGCGCCGGCGGCTTTACTCTGATCGAATTATTGATTGTCCTGGTACTGATAGGCGTGATGACCGGCATGGCCATGCTATCGATAGGCAACGACGGTAAAGACCGCAGACCGCGTCTTGAAGCGGAACGCCTGGAAACCTTGTTGGAATTGGCGGAACAAGAATCGCTGTTACGCGGCGAAGCGATGGGCCTGGAATTGTTCGCGCACGGCTACCGCTTTTTGATTCTGAGCGAAACGGGTTGGCAGGAAGAAACCGGCGATGCGGTATTTCGCGCCCGCCAACTGGACGGCGACATGCGGATTAAGCTACGGGTAGACGGCGAAAACCGGACGCTGGCACCCCGGGCCGGAATCGCTTCGCAAACCTACCCGCAGATTCTGCTGACGCCGGACGGCAACAGCGAATCCATACAACTGGACATCAGCGATAGCCAGGGCCTGATGCAAATCAGTAATGGCGGGGAAACCGGCTGGCGCATCCTGGACGCCGGCGTGGAATCATGA
- the gspI gene encoding type II secretion system minor pseudopilin GspI codes for MISMCTKPRGLTAGGNSSSNLLTRPLNTLHSRERRYLRVCLIEHYRQTGFTLLEVLIALSILAILMTGLIKIAANNTQNLWFLENTTLAEQVAQNRLLQLRLAENKPETDDGWEEMAGRRWYWQVSRAVAHSLGDGVWRYRVQVFLEGEKTAYVDLVGYVASTS; via the coding sequence ATGATCTCGATGTGTACCAAGCCCAGGGGGCTGACGGCTGGCGGTAATTCCTCTTCGAACTTATTAACCCGTCCCTTAAATACCCTGCATTCGCGGGAGCGACGATATTTAAGGGTTTGCTTAATAGAGCATTATCGGCAAACCGGTTTTACCTTGCTGGAAGTGCTGATCGCGCTGTCGATACTGGCGATTCTGATGACCGGCCTGATTAAAATCGCCGCCAACAATACCCAAAATTTGTGGTTTCTGGAAAACACCACCCTGGCGGAACAGGTTGCCCAAAACCGCTTATTGCAACTGCGTCTGGCGGAAAACAAACCGGAAACCGACGACGGCTGGGAGGAAATGGCCGGTCGGCGCTGGTACTGGCAAGTGTCCCGGGCGGTGGCGCACAGCTTGGGCGACGGCGTATGGCGCTACCGGGTGCAGGTGTTTCTGGAAGGCGAGAAAACCGCCTATGTCGATTTGGTCGGCTATGTCGCCAGCACCTCATGA
- the gspG gene encoding type II secretion system major pseudopilin GspG, with product MKNKSQQGFTLIEVMIVVVILGILASIVVPKIMGRPDEARATRTLQDIRAIGAALDLYRLDNFSYPTTEQGLEALVTKPAGLAPGAHWKQGGYLDQVPTDAWGKPYMYLKPGVHGEYDLYSFGADGVEGGEEANADIVNWNSK from the coding sequence ATGAAAAATAAATCGCAGCAGGGTTTTACCTTGATCGAAGTGATGATCGTGGTGGTCATACTCGGCATTCTGGCATCCATCGTGGTGCCTAAAATCATGGGCAGGCCTGACGAAGCGCGCGCCACCCGCACCTTGCAGGATATCCGCGCCATCGGTGCGGCGCTGGATTTATACCGGCTGGATAATTTTAGTTATCCGACTACCGAGCAGGGTTTGGAAGCCCTGGTCACCAAGCCGGCGGGGCTGGCGCCCGGCGCGCATTGGAAACAGGGCGGTTATCTGGACCAGGTGCCGACCGATGCCTGGGGTAAACCCTATATGTATCTGAAGCCGGGCGTGCACGGCGAATACGATTTGTATTCCTTCGGCGCGGACGGTGTGGAAGGCGGCGAGGAAGCCAACGCCGACATCGTGAACTGGAATAGCAAATAA